A stretch of the Uranotaenia lowii strain MFRU-FL chromosome 3, ASM2978415v1, whole genome shotgun sequence genome encodes the following:
- the LOC129753819 gene encoding uncharacterized protein LOC129753819 produces the protein MMSGVGKDDGRRRRTSRKSRASKVDDSKLTNCQVCDKSESFDDMCQCDTCSTWWHYGCAGVGASIEDRDWECRNCILRKKAPSVNSKISVSSRADSLRRMRERQELELQRVALDMRQRFLDEQDALMKETSSNRREHGKQRTAEWVAHVDPIAGAVGGEPAPPTAADAAALRDGMSQCFVAMQRQIQQCANEHQPTQAQLMSLRNQLQQCEELFSTLTTGGTNDVLPVGAQPGSERRQLALPAASSNMAAKQTGQHALTSLTGTVPKRKSVTIEAPELEGSIGPLGKCQAFDYATNIKSPTTYESALVIGQQRNHVAPPEPLILEQQRNMVARSTHTNVINFEPHYQSTFFNAETAHRQHFFENSSPLTEMVQQSVSSFADVPPKIAYQPSARTIAQPLPSQTGVPQQFMHEQLTHPLPNLVPHAKQHNFVPTIPSLPPLTSLPITTCQPTQIHQTSQSNEHVLPQSIPRSDGTRVQCIPRNDFGAPTSLTPQQLAARQSFSRDLPYFSGDPAEWPIFIANYEYTTAVCGFSNGENMLRLQRCLKGQALEVVRSSLVLPATIPHVIETLRLRYGRPDLLINNLLQKVRAIPVHRVDKLEGLMEFGTAVQALCHHIEAANEYDQLCNPQLLQELIAKLPDDQKLQWATYRRNLSVVNLKIFGDYMAGIVRDAASVIPFKPEQHKTANRENPSKSRGFVNSHNSSPEQHDLGKNKVEAQAEKQKNSEVLECVCCGKNGHRVRDCYKFKALSVSERWKLIRERHLCFSCLCSHGRRPCRSGIKCDIVGCKYRHNPLLHSSPEKSSTETAENHTHRFQDSGTLFRIVPVTVYGKSGTVDTFAFLDEGSDLTLVEDGLAKQLGLGGSLQPLCLRWTGNASRVEHDSRIVSFEISGPDKEKRYILSNARTVGCLNLTKQSFQAEAAALKYKYLRGVPLASYSNAEPQILIGIDNLRLAVPLKTREGDGSGPIATKTRLGWCTYGRRSGSSSTSFNFHSCKCEADESLNILVKQMFIIDDVGAAISKPQTEEDNRALAILENTTKRVGDRFETGLLWAQDDVVLPDSYGMAKRRLECLERRMYRDERLKENLHKQVLEYVAKGYAHKATPKELQTADRNRIWYLPLGAVINPKKPEKVRVIWDAAAKVDGVSLNSQLLKGPDQLSSLLGVLFQFRLYRIAVSSDIKEMFHQIQIRPADKNSQRFLWRSDPSQKPDIYLMDVATFGATCSPASAQYVQKLNARQHEKQFPKAARSISTRTYVDDYFESFGDEKEAKSVAADLRTVQRNGGFILHNWRSNSTAVLEYLGVAENHEDKTLNWITEEKVARVLGMLWRPSTDELGFSTQMSVEVRELLRTESRPTKRQILRCVMTLFDPLGLLAPFLIHGKVLIQDLWRAGSGWDEAVNDAIFERWLEWTRMIDFIDNVRLARCYFSDARVETYKNAEIHIFVDASEVAYSCAAYIRIIRPDGTAECQLVSGKAKVAPLKPMSIPRLELQSCVLGTRLLIFILQHIGIPITRYVLWTDSRTAQSWINADPRNYRPFVAHRIGEILEHTTAADWRWVPSKLNPADEATKWGCGPYFKEDALWFSGPEFLRLSEENWPGSSTNVQTTDEEKRATVLIHRVHQPVIDFSPFSKWERLYRTVAYILRLSRRFYKSSGSLEILEQPELIAAMETIYKQVQLEVYPGEIAALQRGENVPEKSPITRLVPFLDENGVLRENSRIRESKSAPYDVRFPVILPQKHRVTMLIVDYYHRRYNHANSETVVNEVRQLYSISGLRTFTRRISRSCMTCRVRKAKPSIPPMAPLPPARLAERERPFTYTGLDYFGPLLVKIGRSNVKRWIAVFTCMTVRAVHFEAVSSLSTSSCILAVRRFVGRRGAPAIFFSDNGTNFVGASRILQQQINQGLSNTFTNADTKWKFNPPGAPHMGGVWERLVRSVKVAIEDGYSEGKLDDEGLNTLIVEAESIINSRPLTYLPLDSAEFEALTPNHFLLGSSNGIKQPAVPIAKQRNLRETWGLIQRELDIFWRRWTKEYLPILRRQDKWFQEAEPIEVGSLVLIADPRTRNGWVRGRVVEIFVGSDGQARTAVVETANGVLKRALHYLARLDVSSGNGQSSAVSGTAEMHPGEDVGTTGSIG, from the coding sequence ATGATGAGTGGTGTCGGAAAAGATGATGGTCGACGAAGAAGAacttcgagaaaatcgcgtgCATCGAAGGTAGACGACTCTAAGCTGACCAACTGCCAGGTTTGCGACAAATCGGAGTCGTTTGATGACATGTGCCAATGCGATACTTGCTCAACCTGGTGGCACTATGGCTGTGCTGGTGTTGGCGCATCAATAGAGGACCGGGATTGGGAATGCCGGAACTGTATCCTCCGGAAGAAAGCCCCTAGCGTTAACAGCAAGATATCCGTATCCAGCCGAGCGGATTCGTTGCGCCGGATGCGTGAACGACAGGAACTCGAGCTCCAGCGAGTGGCGCTGGATATGCGCCAACGTTTCCTGGACGAGCAGGATGCGCTGATGAAGGAAACCAGTTCTAACCGGAGGGAACATGGCAAACAACGAACGGCAGAGTGGGTGGCACACGTGGACCCAATTGCTGGTGCAGTGGGTGGCGAACCTGCTCCTCCAACAGCTGCGGATGCTGCGGCGTTGCGAGACGGAATGTCACAATGCTTCGTGGCGATGCAGCGACAAATTCAACAGTGTGCAAATGAGCACCAACCGACGCAAGCACAGCTGATGAGTCTTCGGAACCAACTTCAGCAGTGCGAAGAATTGTTTTCAACTTTGACGACTGGGGGAACGAACGACGTTCTTCCGGTAGGTGCCCAGCCGGGTTCTGAGCGGCGACAGCTCGCACTACCGGCAGCAAGTAGCAACATGGCAGCCAAGCAGACAGGTCAACATGCTTTGACGTCACTCACCGGGACAGTGCCGAAAAGGAAATCGGTAACCATCGAAGCTCCTGAGTTAGAGGGAAGTATTGGACCACTTGGTAAGTGTCAAGCCTTTGATTATGCTACAAATATTAAAAGCCCCACAACATATGAATCAGCCTTGGTAATTGGGCAGCAGCGAAACCATGTCGCGCCCCCAGAACCCCTCATTTTAGAGCAGCAGCGCAATATGGTCGCGCGCTCCACCCATACAAATGTGATCAATTTTGAACCCCACTATCAATCTACATTTTTTAACGCGGAGACTGCACATCGGcaacattttttcgaaaattctagTCCATTGACAGAGATGGTTCAGCAGTCCGTGTCTAGTTTTGCAGATGTTCCCCCAAAAATAGCGTATCAGCCTTCCGCTCGAACAATTGCACAACCTTTGCCCTCACAAACAGGAGTGCCGCAGCAATTTATGCATGAACAGCTAACGCATCCGCTGCCCAATTTGGTGCCTCATGCTAAGCAACATAATTTTGTACCAACTATTCCTTCTTTGCCACCTTTGACGTCTTTGCCCATTACGACGTGTCAGCCAACACAAATCCACCAAACCTCCCAGTCAAATGAACACGTTTTGCCCCAGTCAATCCCGCGAAGTGATGGAACCAGAGTTCAGTGTATTCCAAGGAACGATTTCGGTGCGCCGACGAGCTTGACGCCCCAGCAGTTAGCAGCCAGGCAGTCGTTTTCACGGGATTTGCCTTACTTTTCCGGTGATCCAGCGGAGTGGCCGATATTCATTGCAAACTACGAATACACAACGGCGGTGTGCGGTTTCTCAAATGGCGAAAACATGCTGCGTTTACAACGGTGCTTGAAGGGACAAGCTTTGGAGGTGGTGAGGAGTAGTTTAGTTCTTCCGGCCACAATACCTCATGTGATCGAAACGTTGCGGTTGCGGTATGGGAGGCCAGACCTGTTGATCAACAACCTGTTGCAGAAGGTGCGAGCGATTCCGGTACATCGAGTGGACAAGCTGGAAGGATTGATGGAATTCGGAACAGCCGTGCAAGCGCTGTGTCACCACATCGAGGCAGCCAATGAGTATGACCAGTTATGCAATCCTCAACTGCTTCAAGAGTTGATTGCCAAATTACCGGATGATCAGAAACTGCAGTGGGCTACCTATCGTCGTAACCTGTCGGTGGTGAACTTGAAGATCTTCGGAGATTACATGGCCGGGATTGTCCGGGATGCAGCGAGTGTTATTCCATTCAAACCTGAGCAGCATAAGACAGCCAACCGTGAGAATCCCAGCAAGTCTAGAGGGTTTGTGAACTCTCACAATTCATCGCCCGAGCAGCATGATCTAGGGAAGAACAAGGTGGAAGCGCAGGCGGAGAAGCAGAAGAACTCCGAAGTCTTGGAATGTGTTTGCTGTGGGAAGAACGGTCATCGTGTTAGGGATTGTTACAAGTTCAAGGCCCTTTCGGTATCCGAGCGTTGGAAACTCATTCGTGAACGGCATCTTTGTTTTTCGTGCTTGTGCAGCCACGGTAGGCGCCCTTGCAGAAGCGGCATCAAGTGTGACATCGTTGGCTGTAAATATCGACATAATCCGTTACTACATTCTTCGCCGGAAAAAAGCTCAACAGAGACTGCTGAGAACCACACTCACCGCTTCCAAGATTCAGGAACACTCTTCCGTATTGTGCCTGTTACGGTATACGGAAAGTCTGGGACGGTAGATACTTTTGCGTTCCTAGATGAGGGATCGGATTTGACGCTCGTAGAGGACGGACTAGCGAAACAGCTGGGATTGGGTGGAAGTCTTCAACCTCTCTGCTTACGCTGGACAGGGAATGCGTCGCGAGTGGAGCACGATTCACGCATCGTCAGCTTCGAGATTTCGGGTCCCGATAAAGAGAAGCGGTACATCTTATCGAACGCTCGGACAGTGGGATGTCTGAACTTAACGAAGCAGAGTTTCCAGGCGGAGGCGGCAGCGTTGAAGTACAAATACCTCCGTGGAGTTCCGTTGGCCAGCTACAGTAACGCCGAGCCGCAGATTCTTATCGGGATTGACAATCTTCGTCTGGCGGTACCTCTGAAAACAAGAGAAGGTGATGGATCCGGACCTATTGCGACAAAAACACGGCTTGGATGGTGCACCTATGGTCGGCGTAGCGGAAGCAGCAGTACATCTTTCAACTTTCACAGCTGCAAGTGTGAAGCAGATGAATCGCTCAACATCCTAGTGAAACAGATGTTTATTATCGACGATGTTGGAGCAGCGATATCGAAGCCGCAGACAGAGGAGGATAATCGAGCGCTAGCGATTCTGGAGAATACTACGAAACGTGTTGGCGATCGCTTCGAGACAGGACTACTATGGGCACAAGACGACGTTGTCCTCCCGGATAGCTACGGCATGGCCAAGCGGCGCTTGGAATGCCTAGAAAGAAGAATGTACCGTGACGAAAGGCTGAAAGAAAATCTCCATAAGCAAGTTCTTGAATATGTCGCCAAAGGATATGCGCACAAGGCAACTCCGAAAGAGCTACAGACTGCAGATAGGAACCGAATCTGGTACCTGCCGCTAGGAGCGGTGATAAACCCTAAGAAGCCGGAGAAGGTACGAGTCATTTGGGATGCGGCGGCCAAAGTCGATGGCGTTTCACTCAACAGCCAATTGTTGAAGGGACCAGATCAGCTGTCGTCGTTACTAGGAGTGCTTTTCCAGTTTCGGTTGTACCGAATAGCCGTTAGCAGCGACATCAAGGAGATGTTCCACCAGATCCAGATAAGGCCAGCGGATAAGAACTCCCAACGGTTTCTGTGGCGCTCGGATCCAAGCCAAAAACCGGACATCTACCTTATGGACGTGGCAACGTTCGGGGCCACATGCTCGCCCGCCTCGGCACAATACGTGCAAAAACTGAATGCGAGACAGCACGAGAAGCAGTTTCCCAAGGCGGCAAGATCAATCAGCACTCGAACTTACGTCGACGACTACTTCGAGAGCTTCGGAGATGAAAAAGAGGCCAAGAGCGTAGCTGCAGACCTTCGAACAGTACAGCGCAACGGTGGTTTTATTCTGCATAATTGGAGATCGAATAGTACTGCAGTTCTCGAATATCTCGGCGTAGCAGAAAATCACGAAGACAAAACCCTGAACTGGATAACCGAGGAAAAGGTAGCAAGAGTGTTGGGCATGCTGTGGAGACCGTCAACAGACGAACTCGGATTCTCGACCCAAATGAGCGTCGAAGTGAGGGAACTTCTACGAACTGAATCCAGACCAACCAAGAGGCAGATTTTGAGGTGCGTCATGACTCTCTTTGACCCGCTGGGTCTGTTGGCACCGTTTCTAATACACGGTAAAGTGCTCATCCAGGACTTGTGGCGAGCGGGAAGCGGATGGGATGAAGCAGTCAACGACGCTATCTTCGAGCGGTGGTTGGAGTGGACCCGTATGATAGATTTCATCGATAACGTACGGCTAGCGCGCTGCTACTTTTCTGACGCGAGAGTTGAAACCTATAAAAACGCAGAAATCCACATCTTCGTGGACGCCAGTGAAGTAGCCTACTCCTGTGCGGCTTACATCCGAATTATCAGGCCAGATGGAACAGCGGAGTGTCAGCTAGTGTCCGGGAAGGCGAAAGTGGCGCCACTCAAGCCGATGTCGATTCCCAGATTGGAACTGCAGAGCTGTGTGTTGGGAACTCGATTGCTGATCTTCATTCTACAACACATTGGCATTCCCATAACGAGATACGTTCTTTGGACCGATTCCCGAACTGCGCAGTCGTGGATAAACGCAGACCCGAGGAACTATCGACCGTTCGTGGCACATCGGATAGGCGAGATCCTGGAACACACTACGGCTGCGGATTGGCGGTGGGTACCGTCGAAACTGAATCCTGCTGACGAAGCTACCAAATGGGGATGTGGACCCTACTTCAAGGAGGATGCGTTGTGGTTTAGCGGACCCGAGTTTCTACGATTATCGGAGGAAAACTGGCCAGGATCGTCGACGAATGTTCAGACAACTGACGAAGAGAAACGAGCGACTGTACTTATACATCGAGTTCATCAACCTGTGATCGACTTCAGTCCTTTCTCAAAGTGGGAGCGGCTTTACCGAACAGTTGCCTACATTCTCCGTCTTTCTCGTCGTTTCTACAAATCATCTGGAAGCCTTGAAATCCTCGAACAACCAGAGCTGATAGCGGCCATGGAAACCATCTACAAACAAGTCCAGCTGGAAGTCTACCCGGGGGAGATCGCTGCCCTACAGCGAGGCGAAAACGTTCCGGAAAAGAGCCCGATCACACGACTTGTACCATTCCTCGACGAAAACGGTGTGCTCCGGGAGAATAGCAGAATTCGTGAGTCGAAATCAGCTCCCTATGACGTCCGTTTCCCGGTAATTTTACCGCAGAAGCACCGTGTGACGATGTTGATCGTGGATTATTATCACCGACGCTACAACCATGCAAACTCCGAAACCGTCGTCAACGAGGTTAGGCAGCTGTATTCCATCTCTGGCCTCCGTACCTTTACTCGACGCATTAGCCGAAGCTGTATGACCTGTAGAGTCCGGAAAGCCAAACCGTCCATCCCACCGATGGCTCCATTACCGCCAGCTAGGCTAGCTGAACGAGAGCGCCCGTTTACCTACACGGGGTTGGATTATTTCGGCCCACTTCTCGTCAAAATCGGTCGGTCAAACGTGAAGAGGTGGATAGCGGTCTTTACCTGCATGACCGTGCGAGCCGTGCATTTTGAGGCGGTGTCCTCACTCTCCACATCTTCCTGTATCCTTGCAGTCAGACGGTTTGTGGGACGCCGCGGTGCACCGGCTATATTCTTCAGCGACAACGGGACGAACTTCGTTGGGGCGTCAAGAATACTTCAGCAACAGATCAACCAAGGACTATCCAACACTTTCACGAATGCCGATACTAAGTGGAAGTTCAATCCTCCGGGGGCACCACACATGGGGGGCGTGTGGGAAAGACTGGTGAGATCTGTCAAGGTGGCAATTGAAGATGGGTACTCTGAGGGTAAACTAGACGACGAGGGGCTTAATACTTTGATAGTGGAGGCAGAAAGCATAATCAATTCAAGGCCTCTGACCTACCTTCCCCTAGATTCCGCTGAATTTGAAGCACTTACTCCGAACCACTTTTTGTTGGGGAGTTCCAACGGTATTAAACAACCCGCAGTTCCAATTGCAAAACAACGGAACCTTCGGGAAACATGGGGTCTTATTCAACGGGAACTCGATATCTTCTGGAGACGCTGGACGAAGGAGTACCTTCCTATCTTACGGCGGCAGGACAAGTGGTTCCAAGAGGCGGAACCGATTGAAGTTGGCAGCTTGGTATTGATCGCGGACCCAAGGACCCGCAACGGCTGGGTACGAGGACGTGTGGTGGAGATATTCGTCGGATCCGATGGCCAGGCCCGTACAGCAGTGGTGGAGACGGCGAATGGAGTGTTGAAGCGAGCGCTTCATTACCTAGCCCGACTGGACGTGAGTAGCGGAAATGGTCAAAGCAGTGCAGTCTCAGGGACTGCTGAGATGCACCCGGGGGAGGATGTCGGCACCACTGGCAGCATTGGTTAG
- the LOC129758521 gene encoding dual specificity mitogen-activated protein kinase kinase 2-like, whose product MEFSADFVHFVNTCLIKDEKDRPKYGKLLQHAFIQRTENCLTDVAAYVGEILESMANNGITPFTTNLPAESWNESFN is encoded by the exons ATGGAATTTTCGGCAGATTTCGTCCACTTTGTCAACACTTG CCTGATCAAGGACGAAAAGGACCGCCCGAAGTACGGCAAGCTGCTGCAGCATGCCTTCATCCAGCGCACCGAAAACTGTCTCACCGATGTGGCCGCCTACGTGGGTGAGATCCTGGAATCGATGGCCAACAATGGCATCACCCCGTTCACCACGAACCTGCCGGCGGAAAGTTGGAACGAAAGCTTCAACTAG